Proteins found in one Nocardia brasiliensis ATCC 700358 genomic segment:
- a CDS encoding PepSY-associated TM helix domain-containing protein has product MSTTEITTDTGAPAAVPDSTPARPGRPRPAARNGLHALAMRLHFYAGVFVAPFILIAAVTGALYAISPTLESIVSRDLLTVESTGGAPKPLSEQVGAAVATQPNLTLNAVSPAAGAEDTTRVLFADPTLGASERRAVFVNPYTAQPVGDSVVYGSSGALPLRTWIDRLHRDLHLGEPGRLYSELAASWLWVIALAGLVVWLRRVRARRQRNSARWLFAPDRSQQGRGRTVNWHGSVGMWVLPLILLLSATGMTWSTYAGENITEIRQQLSWTTPSVTTTLPGAVAPAHDSGGDHHAGHTAAPAPANVSDRIVQLDQVYRTARANGLTQAVEISIPAEPTQAFAVKERRMPGTYTVDAVAVDGATGAVTDRLAYADWPLMAKLTNWGIQFHMGLLFGLLNQLLLLAAMIGLITVLVRGYLMWWRRRPTRGGAGRIPLGRAPKRGALRRSSPWLAVPLVLVAVVVGWFAPLVGLSLLAFLVVDVLVGLRARLRAA; this is encoded by the coding sequence GTGAGCACAACAGAAATAACGACGGACACCGGAGCACCGGCGGCCGTACCCGATTCCACGCCGGCCCGGCCCGGCCGGCCCCGGCCCGCGGCCCGCAACGGGCTGCACGCACTCGCGATGCGACTGCACTTCTACGCCGGCGTCTTCGTCGCACCGTTCATCCTCATCGCCGCGGTTACCGGCGCGCTCTACGCGATCTCACCGACCCTGGAATCGATCGTGTCGCGTGACCTGCTGACCGTGGAGTCCACCGGTGGCGCACCCAAACCGCTGTCCGAACAGGTCGGGGCCGCCGTCGCGACCCAGCCGAACCTCACGCTGAACGCGGTCTCCCCTGCGGCGGGCGCCGAGGACACCACCCGGGTGCTGTTCGCCGATCCCACCCTGGGCGCGTCGGAGCGGCGCGCGGTGTTCGTCAACCCGTATACCGCTCAGCCCGTGGGTGATTCGGTCGTCTACGGCAGTTCCGGCGCACTCCCGCTGCGCACCTGGATCGACCGCCTGCACCGTGATCTGCACCTCGGCGAACCCGGCCGGCTCTACAGCGAGCTGGCCGCGTCGTGGCTGTGGGTGATCGCGCTGGCCGGTCTGGTCGTGTGGCTGCGGCGGGTACGCGCACGCAGGCAACGGAATTCGGCGCGCTGGCTGTTCGCGCCGGACCGGTCGCAGCAGGGCCGCGGCCGCACCGTGAACTGGCACGGCTCGGTCGGTATGTGGGTGCTGCCGCTCATTCTCCTGCTCTCGGCTACGGGCATGACCTGGTCGACCTATGCGGGCGAGAACATCACCGAAATTCGCCAGCAGCTCAGCTGGACCACGCCCTCGGTCACCACCACACTGCCGGGAGCCGTTGCGCCCGCGCATGATTCGGGAGGCGATCACCACGCCGGACATACGGCCGCGCCCGCGCCCGCGAATGTGTCCGATCGGATCGTCCAGCTCGATCAGGTCTACCGGACGGCGCGCGCCAACGGCCTCACCCAGGCCGTCGAGATCAGCATCCCGGCCGAGCCCACCCAGGCGTTCGCGGTGAAGGAACGGCGGATGCCGGGCACGTACACCGTGGACGCGGTCGCTGTAGACGGCGCCACCGGCGCGGTCACCGATCGGCTCGCGTACGCCGATTGGCCGCTGATGGCCAAGCTCACCAACTGGGGCATTCAGTTCCACATGGGTCTGCTGTTCGGTCTGCTCAACCAGTTGCTGCTGCTCGCGGCGATGATCGGGCTGATCACCGTGCTGGTGCGCGGCTACCTCATGTGGTGGCGCAGACGACCGACCCGCGGCGGCGCCGGGCGGATTCCGCTGGGCCGGGCCCCGAAGCGCGGCGCACTGCGGCGGTCCTCGCCGTGGCTGGCCGTGCCGCTGGTCCTGGTCGCGGTAGTGGTCGGCTGGTTCGCCCCGCTGGTCGGACTCAGTCTGCTCGCGTTCCTGGTCGTCGACGTGCTCGTCGGTCTGCGGGCTCGGCTACGCGCGGCGTAA
- a CDS encoding FBP domain-containing protein: MKPVTEREIRSSFINCSKSEAKRLPVPRELDERPWDDLDFLGWSDPSLPGRCYLVVPQDDELIGVALRYETGGSGRAQMCSICLTTHTGSGVSLLTAAKAGPSGRNGNTIGTYMCTDLNCSLYARGKKTPALGNRYRENLNPEQKVERLLTNLQAFIARLKA; the protein is encoded by the coding sequence ATGAAACCAGTGACCGAACGCGAGATCCGATCGTCGTTCATCAACTGTTCCAAGTCCGAAGCCAAGCGGCTGCCGGTACCGCGCGAACTCGACGAGCGTCCCTGGGACGACCTCGATTTCCTCGGCTGGTCGGATCCGTCGCTGCCGGGCCGGTGCTATCTGGTCGTCCCGCAGGACGACGAGCTGATCGGCGTCGCGCTGCGCTACGAAACCGGTGGGTCCGGCCGGGCGCAGATGTGCTCGATCTGCCTGACCACGCACACCGGTAGCGGGGTTTCCCTGCTGACCGCGGCCAAGGCCGGTCCGTCCGGGCGCAACGGCAACACGATCGGCACCTACATGTGCACCGATCTGAACTGTTCGCTGTACGCGCGCGGCAAGAAGACCCCCGCGCTGGGCAACCGGTACCGGGAGAACCTGAATCCCGAGCAGAAGGTCGAGCGGCTGCTGACCAACCTGCAGGCGTTCATCGCCAGGCTCAAAGCCTGA
- a CDS encoding sodium:solute symporter family protein — translation MSTHFEASTTLRLDADPVDYALVALYFVFVLGIGLLARQRVSSSIDFFLSGRSLPAWVTGLAFISANLGAVEIMGMSANGAQYGFPTFHYFWIGAVPAMLFLGVVMMPFYYGSKVRSVPEFMRRRFGTGAHLVNALSFAVAQVLIAGVNLYLLGTILNVLLGWPLWLSVVIAAVIVLSYITLGGLSAAIYNEVLQFFVIVAALLPLTLVGLHKVGGWDGLRDKVTASPGGGAQLDSWPGNALSGFSSNILSVIGIVFGLGFVLSFGYWTTNFVEVQRALATHSISAARRTPIIGAYPKMFIPLIVVIPGMISAVLVPQMSEYKAAKAADPDFSGDTTYNQALLYLMKDVLPNGLLGVGLAGLLAAFMAGMAANISAFNTVFSYDLWQQYVRKDRPDGYYLNIGRWATVGATVAAIFTSFIASSFSNMMDYLQTLFSFFNAPLFATFILGMFWKRMTPAAGWMGLVCGTGSAIVVFILHETKVFELSGQGASFVAAGVAFVVDIVVSVLVTQVTRPKPVAELVGLVYSETPKEVRTDPDEASLPWYQRPVLLAGIALVLVIVLNIVVG, via the coding sequence ATGTCCACCCATTTCGAGGCCTCGACCACGCTGCGACTCGACGCGGACCCGGTCGACTACGCCTTGGTGGCGCTCTATTTCGTCTTCGTACTCGGCATCGGCTTACTGGCCAGACAGCGCGTCTCGTCCAGCATCGACTTCTTCCTGTCCGGGCGGTCGCTGCCCGCCTGGGTGACCGGTCTCGCGTTCATCTCCGCCAATCTCGGCGCGGTCGAGATCATGGGCATGTCGGCCAACGGCGCGCAATACGGTTTCCCGACCTTCCACTACTTCTGGATCGGCGCGGTTCCGGCCATGCTGTTCCTCGGCGTGGTGATGATGCCGTTCTACTACGGCTCCAAGGTGCGCAGCGTCCCCGAGTTCATGCGCAGGCGGTTCGGCACCGGCGCGCATCTGGTGAACGCGCTCAGCTTCGCCGTCGCCCAGGTGCTGATCGCGGGCGTCAACCTGTATCTGCTCGGCACCATCCTGAACGTGCTGCTCGGCTGGCCGCTGTGGCTGTCGGTGGTGATCGCGGCGGTGATCGTGCTGTCCTACATCACCCTCGGCGGCCTGTCCGCCGCGATCTACAACGAGGTGCTGCAGTTCTTCGTCATCGTGGCCGCGCTGCTGCCGCTCACGCTGGTCGGCCTGCACAAGGTCGGCGGCTGGGACGGGTTGCGGGACAAGGTGACCGCCTCGCCGGGTGGCGGCGCGCAGCTGGACTCGTGGCCCGGCAACGCGCTCAGCGGCTTCAGCAGCAACATCCTGTCGGTGATCGGCATCGTGTTCGGCCTCGGGTTCGTGCTCTCGTTCGGTTACTGGACCACCAACTTCGTCGAGGTGCAGCGGGCGCTGGCCACGCACTCCATCTCCGCGGCCCGGCGGACGCCGATCATCGGCGCCTATCCGAAGATGTTCATTCCGCTGATCGTGGTGATCCCCGGCATGATCAGTGCCGTGCTGGTGCCGCAGATGAGCGAATACAAGGCGGCCAAGGCGGCAGATCCGGACTTCAGTGGCGACACCACTTATAACCAGGCGCTGCTGTATCTGATGAAAGACGTGTTGCCGAACGGACTGCTCGGAGTGGGCCTGGCCGGTCTGCTCGCCGCGTTCATGGCGGGTATGGCCGCCAATATCTCCGCGTTCAATACGGTCTTCAGCTACGACCTGTGGCAGCAATATGTGCGCAAGGATCGGCCGGACGGGTACTACCTGAATATCGGACGATGGGCGACCGTCGGCGCCACCGTCGCGGCGATCTTCACCTCGTTCATCGCGTCGAGTTTCAGCAACATGATGGACTACTTGCAGACCCTGTTCAGTTTCTTCAACGCGCCGTTGTTCGCGACCTTCATCCTCGGCATGTTCTGGAAACGGATGACTCCGGCGGCGGGCTGGATGGGCCTGGTCTGCGGAACCGGTTCCGCCATCGTCGTGTTCATCTTGCACGAGACCAAGGTGTTCGAATTGTCGGGCCAGGGCGCGAGTTTCGTGGCCGCGGGCGTCGCGTTCGTGGTCGACATCGTGGTGAGCGTGCTGGTCACTCAGGTGACCAGGCCGAAACCGGTCGCCGAACTCGTCGGCCTGGTCTATTCGGAGACGCCCAAGGAGGTGCGCACCGATCCCGACGAGGCGTCGCTGCCCTGGTACCAGCGCCCGGTGCTGCTCGCGGGTATCGCCCTGGTGCTCGTCATCGTCCTCAACATCGTCGTCGGATAA
- the galK gene encoding galactokinase: MQTWAAPGRVNIIGEHTDYNDGFVLPIALPLVVECAAGVRPDRQVRVTSRQRPGETVLVAVAELAAQRDRVPGWSRYPLGVVAEFVRRGHAVGGVDLVLDGAVPIGAGLSSSAALSCAVAIALRDLFAPTVTDRALIELARAAENDYVGAPTGLLDQSASIMCTAGHALFLDIRGFLADDDANNVAYEQIPFDLARFGLELLVIDTGQPHELVDGGYAERRAQCEAAAAELGVPALRDVAAVADVARLADPVLRRRARHVVTENARVLRVAEELRSGADPRAIGPVLTAAHASLRDDFEVSTPALDTAVAAARAAGAHGARMVGGGFGGSAIALVDRAHTAAVVDATRKRFADAGFAEPRTFVVGPAAGAHRLD, from the coding sequence GTGCAGACGTGGGCGGCGCCGGGACGGGTCAACATCATCGGCGAACACACCGACTACAACGACGGATTCGTGCTGCCGATCGCGCTGCCGCTGGTGGTCGAGTGCGCGGCCGGGGTGCGCCCGGACCGGCAGGTGCGGGTCACGTCCCGGCAGCGGCCGGGCGAGACCGTGCTGGTCGCGGTGGCGGAACTGGCCGCCCAGCGCGACCGGGTGCCGGGCTGGTCGCGGTATCCGCTCGGGGTGGTCGCCGAATTCGTGCGCCGGGGGCACGCCGTCGGCGGGGTCGACCTCGTGCTGGACGGCGCCGTGCCGATCGGCGCCGGGCTGTCCTCCTCGGCCGCGCTGTCCTGCGCGGTGGCCATCGCGCTGCGGGATCTGTTCGCGCCCACTGTCACCGATCGTGCGCTGATCGAGCTGGCCCGCGCCGCGGAGAACGACTACGTCGGCGCGCCCACCGGTTTGCTGGACCAGTCCGCCTCGATCATGTGCACCGCGGGGCACGCGCTGTTCCTCGACATCCGCGGCTTCCTCGCCGACGACGATGCGAACAACGTTGCCTACGAACAGATTCCGTTCGATCTGGCCCGATTCGGGTTGGAGCTGTTGGTGATCGACACCGGGCAGCCGCACGAGTTGGTCGACGGCGGTTACGCCGAGCGCCGCGCCCAATGCGAAGCCGCCGCCGCCGAACTCGGTGTGCCCGCGCTGCGTGATGTCGCCGCGGTGGCCGACGTGGCGCGGCTCGCCGATCCGGTGTTGCGCCGCCGCGCGCGACATGTCGTGACAGAGAACGCGCGCGTCCTGCGGGTTGCCGAAGAATTGCGCAGCGGTGCGGATCCGCGCGCGATCGGGCCGGTGCTCACCGCGGCGCACGCGTCGCTGCGCGACGATTTCGAGGTGTCCACGCCCGCGCTGGACACCGCCGTCGCCGCCGCGCGCGCCGCCGGGGCGCACGGCGCGCGCATGGTCGGCGGTGGATTCGGTGGCAGCGCGATCGCGCTCGTCGACCGCGCGCACACCGCCGCCGTGGTGGACGCGACCCGGAAACGGTTCGCGGACGCGGGCTTTGCCGAGCCGCGCACCTTCGTCGTCGGCCCAGCGGCCGGCGCGCACCGGCTCGACTGA
- a CDS encoding pyruvoyl-dependent arginine decarboxylase — MIHTTPRSGPVGRRGRLVGLPWIDRLRPPLGRPVAGAPLTIEIGAATGAGTTAMSAFDAALRDLGVGDANLIRLSSVIPPGAALARTGRVRKPIPWGDRLYCVYAVQHAHEPGQTAAAGIGWVLRDDGSGAGLFVEHEAETTAQVTALIRSSLDDMTRHRPETFGPIQLCTTETTADGGPTCALVLAAYHTTPWGFQR, encoded by the coding sequence ATGATTCACACCACCCCGCGCAGCGGTCCAGTGGGGCGGCGCGGCCGCCTGGTCGGACTGCCATGGATAGATCGGCTTCGTCCACCCCTGGGCAGGCCGGTCGCCGGGGCGCCGTTGACGATCGAGATCGGTGCCGCGACCGGGGCAGGCACGACAGCCATGTCGGCCTTCGACGCAGCACTGCGCGACCTGGGAGTAGGTGATGCCAATTTGATCCGGCTGTCGTCGGTCATTCCGCCCGGGGCGGCGTTGGCACGCACCGGCCGCGTGCGTAAACCGATACCGTGGGGCGATCGTCTCTATTGCGTCTACGCGGTGCAGCATGCGCACGAGCCCGGCCAGACCGCCGCGGCTGGCATCGGCTGGGTGCTGCGCGACGACGGTTCCGGCGCGGGCCTGTTCGTCGAGCACGAGGCCGAGACGACCGCGCAGGTCACCGCGCTGATCCGGTCCAGCCTCGACGATATGACCCGGCATCGACCGGAAACCTTCGGCCCGATCCAGCTGTGCACGACCGAGACCACCGCCGACGGCGGGCCGACCTGCGCGCTGGTGCTCGCGGCGTATCACACCACCCCGTGGGGGTTCCAGCGATGA